In Homo sapiens chromosome 11, GRCh38.p14 Primary Assembly, one DNA window encodes the following:
- the LOC124902713 gene encoding LOW QUALITY PROTEIN: uncharacterized protein LOC124902713 (The sequence of the model RefSeq protein was modified relative to this genomic sequence to represent the inferred CDS: inserted 2 bases in 1 codon): protein MCGASGQHPMRCKHQGIQLIPHSPLGPGLDWVCGVCVCVCVCVCVCVCVYLFXSIYPSIHPSIHPGIHSFYMPNVGQAQGTQRGEPSGSPQSGRGSRSRHNESTLETGTITDGSQVLWVPQGGIASGGLGKTSQLRLGAQVGVHLVLIVEVVARCSGSRL from the exons ATGTGTGGTGCCAGTGGCCAGCACCCCATGAGATGCAAACATCAGGGGATCCAGCTAATACCTCATTCCCCCTTGGGGCCTGGCCTAGACTGggtatgtggggtgtgtgtgtgtgtgtgtgtgtgtgtgtgtgtgtgtgtgtgtgtgtatttgtt atctatctatccatccatccatccatccatccatccagggattcattcattctacaTGCCAAATGTGGGCCAGGCTCAAGGGACCCAGAGAGGAGAGCCCTCTGGGAGTCCCCAGTCTGGTAGAGGAAGCAGGAGTAGACACAATGAGAGCACATTAGAAACAGGCACAATCACAGATGGAAGCCAGGTGCTGTGGGTGCCCCAAGGAGGAATTGCCTCGGGTGGATTAGGGAAGACTTCCCAGCTAAGGCTTGGAGCACAGGTAGGAGTTCATTTGGTGCTAATAGTAGAAGtcgtggccaggtgcagtggctcacgcctgtaa